One Aliiroseovarius sediminilitoris DNA window includes the following coding sequences:
- a CDS encoding GatB/YqeY domain-containing protein, translated as MDMRSQVNDALKTAMKNKDAARLSTLRLISAAIKDRDIAMRGTGDEAEVTDADVLAILGKMVKQRQESARAYEEGGRLELAEKERSEIVVIEEFLPKQLSDEETEAAVAEAISEVGADSIRDMGKVMGALKARFTGQMDFGKVGPMVKEKLG; from the coding sequence ATGGACATGCGCAGCCAGGTGAATGACGCCCTGAAGACGGCGATGAAAAACAAGGATGCGGCGCGGTTGTCGACGCTTCGCTTGATCAGCGCTGCGATCAAGGATCGCGATATTGCCATGCGTGGCACCGGAGACGAGGCTGAGGTTACGGACGCGGATGTTTTGGCAATTCTTGGCAAAATGGTAAAGCAACGTCAGGAAAGCGCGCGCGCCTACGAAGAAGGCGGACGGTTGGAGCTTGCTGAGAAAGAGCGCTCGGAAATCGTTGTGATCGAAGAGTTTCTGCCGAAACAATTGTCCGACGAAGAAACCGAGGCCGCTGTTGCCGAGGCCATTTCCGAGGTGGGTGCGGACAGCATTCGGGACATGGGCAAAGTCATGGGCGCCTTGAAAGCCAGATTTACCGGGCAGATGGATTTCGGAAAAGTTGGGCCCATGGTGAAAGAGAAGTTGGGGTAA
- the carA gene encoding glutamine-hydrolyzing carbamoyl-phosphate synthase small subunit yields the protein MSAATAQVQASAKPTACLALADGTIFYGHGFGATGTTTAELCFNTAMTGYQEIMTDPSYAGQVVTFTFPHIGNVGVNPEDDETGEPVAAGMVVKWDPTEPSNWRSTERLVDWLARRGRIGVGGVDTRRLTRAIRHQGAPHVAIAHDPEGNFDIEALVAEARAFSGLEGLDLAKDVTCAQSYKWDQMRWAWPDGYPKQDTPRHKVVALDYGAKRNILRCLASAGCDVTVLPATATADQVLALNPDGVFLSNGPGDPAATGEYAVPMIKTILDTTDIPVFGICLGHQMLALALGARTIKMNHGHHGANHPVKDKDTGKVEITSMNHGFAVDTASLPDGVVETHVSLFDGSNCGLRMENRPVFSVQYHPEASPGPMDSYYLFERFAQAMDARA from the coding sequence ATGTCCGCTGCCACCGCCCAAGTCCAAGCATCTGCAAAACCCACCGCCTGCCTGGCCCTTGCCGATGGGACCATATTCTATGGCCATGGGTTCGGGGCAACCGGCACCACCACCGCCGAGCTGTGTTTCAACACCGCTATGACGGGGTATCAAGAGATTATGACCGACCCGTCTTACGCCGGCCAGGTCGTGACCTTCACCTTTCCGCATATCGGCAATGTCGGTGTGAACCCCGAGGATGACGAGACAGGCGAACCGGTCGCTGCGGGGATGGTGGTCAAATGGGATCCGACCGAGCCATCTAACTGGCGTTCCACAGAACGGCTGGTTGACTGGCTGGCAAGACGTGGCCGAATTGGGGTTGGTGGCGTGGACACACGGCGTCTGACCCGCGCGATCCGCCATCAGGGCGCGCCGCATGTGGCCATTGCCCATGACCCAGAGGGTAATTTCGACATCGAGGCGCTGGTCGCCGAAGCCCGCGCGTTTTCTGGGCTGGAGGGGTTGGACCTGGCCAAGGACGTCACCTGTGCGCAGAGCTACAAATGGGACCAGATGCGGTGGGCCTGGCCCGACGGCTATCCCAAGCAGGACACCCCGCGCCACAAGGTCGTCGCGTTGGATTATGGCGCAAAACGCAACATTCTGCGGTGCCTTGCCTCGGCCGGGTGCGATGTCACCGTTCTGCCCGCCACCGCTACGGCCGACCAGGTGCTGGCCCTGAACCCCGACGGAGTGTTTCTGTCCAATGGGCCCGGAGATCCTGCCGCAACGGGTGAATATGCGGTCCCGATGATCAAGACGATCCTGGACACCACAGACATTCCTGTCTTTGGCATCTGCCTCGGGCATCAAATGCTGGCGCTGGCGCTTGGCGCGCGGACGATCAAGATGAACCACGGCCACCATGGTGCAAACCACCCGGTGAAAGACAAAGATACGGGCAAGGTCGAAATCACTTCGATGAACCACGGGTTCGCGGTGGACACAGCCAGCCTGCCAGACGGCGTGGTTGAAACTCACGTGTCGTTGTTTGACGGATCAAACTGTGGATTGCGCATGGAAAACCGCCCGGTATTCTCGGTGCAGTACCATCCCGAAGCCAGCCCGGGTCCGATGGACAGCTATTATCTGTTTGAACGCTTCGCCCAAGCCATGGACGCACGGGCCTAA